In Takifugu flavidus isolate HTHZ2018 chromosome 5, ASM371156v2, whole genome shotgun sequence, the following proteins share a genomic window:
- the prxl2c gene encoding peroxiredoxin-like 2C: protein MAAVLSPITRQVSKEPRELQRVCVDIRLEDVQDCLVYDRRGGSVPFKNLYQHTKSVIIFVRNFLCYACKEYVEDLSKIPEDVLKGAGIRLIVIGQSMHHHIEAFCTLTGYPYEIYVDPDRHIYQKLGMKREETFTDSAQPSPHVKSGIFAGQMKSIWRAMTGPIFDFQGDLHQQGGAIIVGPGAQVHFCHFDTNRLDHMPINWLLQLAGVQQTLDFSKPKIMHV, encoded by the exons ATGGCTGCAGTACTTTCACCCATTACTCGTCAGGTCTCCAAAGAACCTCGGGAGCTCCAGAGGGTTTGTGTTGACATCCGCCTCGAAGACGTGCAGGACTGTTTGGTTTACGACCGACGCGGAGGTTCTGTTCCCTTTAAGAATCTCTATCAACACACGAAATCGGTCATCATTTTCGTCCGG AATTTCTTGTGCTACGCCTGTAAAGAATATGTGGAAGATCTGAGTAAAATACCTGAGGACGTTTTGAAG GGTGCTGGCATTAGGCTGATTGTGATTGGTCAGTCTATGCACCATCATATAGAA GCCTTCTGCACGCTAACAGGGTATCCTTATGAAATATACGTAGACCCCGATCGGCACATTTATCAAAAGCTTGGGATGAAAAGGGAAGAGACATTTACTGACTCAG CACAGCCGAGTCCACATGTGAAATCTGGTATTTTTGCGGGACAAATGAAAAGTATATGGCGAGCCATGACTGGCCCTATATTTGACTTTCAGGGCGACCTCCATCAACAAGGTGGAGCCATCATCGTCGGACCAG GTGCACAGgtacatttctgccattttgaCACCAATCGTCTTGACCACATGCCCATTAACTGGCTCCTCCAGCTCGCTGGAGTTCAGCAGACGTTGGATTTCAGCAAGCCAAAGATCATGCACGTGTAG
- the cdc14b gene encoding dual specificity protein phosphatase CDC14B isoform X6 produces MKRKSEKRRAEPRKKRCAAPDSSEVAPNSDIYIEITAVGSMTADDVSSKSIEFIKDRLYFAILKQKVKSIADRHCFCVDEELAYENFYSDFGPLNLAMFYRFSCKLTKKRKSITLSRKKIIFYTSGDQKKQVNAAYLIGSYAVMNLNMTPEEVHSLLVSRNSTYIPFRDASFGTCMYNLNILDCLRAVNKALQYGWLDFSSFDVEEYEHYERAENGDLNWIIPGKFLAFSGPHPKSKIENGYPLHAPEAYIPYFRKNNVTTIIRLNKKMYDAKRFTETGFEHHDLFFVDGSTPNDSIVRKFLSICENAEGAVAVHCKAGLGRTGTLIGCYMMKHYRLTAAEAIAWIRICRPGSIIGPQQNFVEEKQNSLWADGDVFREKVLRERDNSKMTRILSGVDDITINGCNKNKSPMKEEQEQYNDEEERNGLTQGDKLRALKSRRQARSSSGSFSWQCSAAASWARCGPCVACPLKDSRVGERKNRGVV; encoded by the exons ATGAAGCGCAAGAGTGAAAAGAGACGAGCCGAGCCGAGGAAAAAGCGCTgtgcagctccagacagctcGGAGGTGGCGCCAAACTCTGATATTTACATTGAGATAACAG CAGTGGGCAGCATGACCGCAGACGATGTGTCGTCAAAGTCCATCGAGTTCATCAAGG ATCGACTATACTTCGCCATACTGAAGCAAAAGGTCAAGAGCATAGCTGACCGACACTGTTTCTGCGTAGATGAAGAGCTGGCATACGAGAA CTTCTATTCAGACTTTGGTCCCCTCAACTTGGCCATGTTTTATCGCTTCAGTTGCAAGCTGACAAAGAAACGGAAG TCCATTACACTCTCAAGGAAGAAGATTATATTTTATACCAGTGGAGATCAGAAGAAACAAGTAAATGCCGCCTACCTTATCGGATCATATGCA GTAATGAATCTCAACATGACACCAGAGGAGGTGCACAGTTTGCTGGTGTCAAGAAATTCGACATATATCCCTTTCAG AGATGCTTCTTTTGGAACATGCATGTACAATCTGAATATCCTAGATTGCCTTCGCGCTGTAAACAAG GCTCTCCAGTACGGCTGGCTGGACTTTTCCAGCTTTGACGTGGAAGAATACGAGCACTACGAGAGAGCGGAGAACGGGGACTTGAACTGGATCATTCCAGGAAAGTTCCTCGCCTTTAGTGGTCCTCACCCAAAAAGCAAAATAGAGAATG GTTACCCTTTGCACGCCCCTGAGGCCTACATCCCATACTTTAGGAAAAATAacgtcaccaccatcatcagacTCAACAAGAAGATGTACGACGCCAAGCGGTTCACAGAGACCGGGTTCGAACATCACGATCTGTTCTTTGTCGACGGGAGCACTCCAAACGACTCCATCGTCAGGAAGTTCCTCAGCATATGTGAGAATGCCGAGGGGGCCGTTGCGGTCCACTGCAAAG CTGGTCTTGGGAGAACCGGCACACTTATTGGTTGCTACATGATGAAACATTACCGCCTAACCGCAGCAGAGGCCATCGCCTGGATACGGATCTGCCGACCAGGGTCCATCATCGGGCCCCAGCAGAACTTTGTTGAAGA GAAGCAGAACAGCCTCTGGGCCGATGGAGACGTCTTCAGGGAGAAAGTGCTAAGGGAGCGAGACAATAGCAAGATGACCAGGATCTTGTCCGGAGTGGATGACATCACCATCAACGGGTGCAACAAGAACAAGTCGCCCATGAAGGAAGAACAGGAGCAG TataatgatgaagaggagcgaAATGGACTCACCCAGGGAGATAAGCTGCGCGCCCTGAAGAGCAGGAGGCAGGCCAGATCATCGTCTGGTTCGTTCTC GTGGcagtgttctgctgcagcctcatggGCACGGTGTGGCCCATGTGTTGCCTGCCCTCTAAAAGATAGCAGAGtgggggagaggaaaaacagaggtGTTGTATGA
- the cdc14b gene encoding dual specificity protein phosphatase CDC14B isoform X7, protein MKRKSEKRRAEPRKKRCAAPDSSEVAPNSDIYIEITAVGSMTADDVSSKSIEFIKDRLYFAILKQKVKSIADRHCFCVDEELAYENFYSDFGPLNLAMFYRFSCKLTKKRKSITLSRKKIIFYTSGDQKKQVNAAYLIGSYAVMNLNMTPEEVHSLLVSRNSTYIPFRDASFGTCMYNLNILDCLRAVNKALQYGWLDFSSFDVEEYEHYERAENGDLNWIIPGKFLAFSGPHPKSKIENGYPLHAPEAYIPYFRKNNVTTIIRLNKKMYDAKRFTETGFEHHDLFFVDGSTPNDSIVRKFLSICENAEGAVAVHCKAGLGRTGTLIGCYMMKHYRLTAAEAIAWIRICRPGSIIGPQQNFVEEKQNSLWADGDVFREKVLRERDNSKMTRILSGVDDITINGCNKNKSPMKEEQEQYNDEEERNGLTQGDKLRALKSRRQARSSSGSFSQVAVFCCSLMGTVWPMCCLPSKR, encoded by the exons ATGAAGCGCAAGAGTGAAAAGAGACGAGCCGAGCCGAGGAAAAAGCGCTgtgcagctccagacagctcGGAGGTGGCGCCAAACTCTGATATTTACATTGAGATAACAG CAGTGGGCAGCATGACCGCAGACGATGTGTCGTCAAAGTCCATCGAGTTCATCAAGG ATCGACTATACTTCGCCATACTGAAGCAAAAGGTCAAGAGCATAGCTGACCGACACTGTTTCTGCGTAGATGAAGAGCTGGCATACGAGAA CTTCTATTCAGACTTTGGTCCCCTCAACTTGGCCATGTTTTATCGCTTCAGTTGCAAGCTGACAAAGAAACGGAAG TCCATTACACTCTCAAGGAAGAAGATTATATTTTATACCAGTGGAGATCAGAAGAAACAAGTAAATGCCGCCTACCTTATCGGATCATATGCA GTAATGAATCTCAACATGACACCAGAGGAGGTGCACAGTTTGCTGGTGTCAAGAAATTCGACATATATCCCTTTCAG AGATGCTTCTTTTGGAACATGCATGTACAATCTGAATATCCTAGATTGCCTTCGCGCTGTAAACAAG GCTCTCCAGTACGGCTGGCTGGACTTTTCCAGCTTTGACGTGGAAGAATACGAGCACTACGAGAGAGCGGAGAACGGGGACTTGAACTGGATCATTCCAGGAAAGTTCCTCGCCTTTAGTGGTCCTCACCCAAAAAGCAAAATAGAGAATG GTTACCCTTTGCACGCCCCTGAGGCCTACATCCCATACTTTAGGAAAAATAacgtcaccaccatcatcagacTCAACAAGAAGATGTACGACGCCAAGCGGTTCACAGAGACCGGGTTCGAACATCACGATCTGTTCTTTGTCGACGGGAGCACTCCAAACGACTCCATCGTCAGGAAGTTCCTCAGCATATGTGAGAATGCCGAGGGGGCCGTTGCGGTCCACTGCAAAG CTGGTCTTGGGAGAACCGGCACACTTATTGGTTGCTACATGATGAAACATTACCGCCTAACCGCAGCAGAGGCCATCGCCTGGATACGGATCTGCCGACCAGGGTCCATCATCGGGCCCCAGCAGAACTTTGTTGAAGA GAAGCAGAACAGCCTCTGGGCCGATGGAGACGTCTTCAGGGAGAAAGTGCTAAGGGAGCGAGACAATAGCAAGATGACCAGGATCTTGTCCGGAGTGGATGACATCACCATCAACGGGTGCAACAAGAACAAGTCGCCCATGAAGGAAGAACAGGAGCAG TataatgatgaagaggagcgaAATGGACTCACCCAGGGAGATAAGCTGCGCGCCCTGAAGAGCAGGAGGCAGGCCAGATCATCGTCTGGTTCGTTCTC GCAGGTGGcagtgttctgctgcagcctcatggGCACGGTGTGGCCCATGTGTTGCCTGCCCTCTAAAAGATAG